The following proteins are encoded in a genomic region of Scylla paramamosain isolate STU-SP2022 chromosome 40, ASM3559412v1, whole genome shotgun sequence:
- the LOC135092650 gene encoding LOW QUALITY PROTEIN: ralA-binding protein 1-like (The sequence of the model RefSeq protein was modified relative to this genomic sequence to represent the inferred CDS: deleted 1 base in 1 codon), with protein MDFESPDVEKEFPGLYASESSRRSDSDYGDSTHERGGKKELLRSKKKEKKEKNKDKGYAALGEDSSLDEMDPLDTSPKKQKSFKFLHKREKEEKEERKEEKKKEKEERKIDKRKEKEKEKEERRREKEEKKKVKKEKKKKHDEPDEEELAVFGVPLSEAVQRCPAHDGIQLPAIVRECIDQIEERGLHCEGIYRLSGVKSKVQHLRHQYNTGEAVRLMDHEPHVIASLLKQYLRELPEPVLTVDMMPHFEDVAMIPNPGERAEAMRQLIDRLPTANRLLLQYMFKHMGHIIAREADTKMTYQNVSIVLSPTMQISHRVLNVLFLNHSYLFGGVVIKKYIPPIGSGVTERTVDQLRTVAEIEAEMMKQESLLGHLHAQVAAGNVTRRKEESLWEAQRIVTLLKVGMCLLGPCLALLLLITADY; from the exons ATGGGGACAGCACCCACGAgcgagggggaaagaaagagctgctgagaagtaaaaagaaggaaaaaaaggagaagaacaaagatAAGGGGTACGCTGCATTAGGTGAGGACAGTTCCCTGGACGAGATGGATCCCTTAGACACAAG CCCCAAAAAACAGAAATCCTTCAAATTCCTtcacaagagagagaaggaagagaaggaggagaggaaggaggaaaagaaaaaagagaaggaggagagaaagatcgacaagagaaaagagaaggagaaggagaaagaagagagaagaagagaaaaagaagagaagaaaaaagtcaagaaagagaagaagaaaaaacatgatGAGCCAGATGAAG AGGAGCTGGCAGTGTTTGGAGTGCCGCTGAGTGAGGCAGTGCAGCGGTGTCCAGCCCATGACGGCATACAGCTGCCAGCCATTGTGAGGGAGTGTATTGATCAAATTGAGGAGCGGG ggcTTCACTGTGAGGGGATCTACCGCCTAAGTGGGGTGAAGAGCAAAGTTcagcacctcagacaccagTACAACACAGGGGAGGCAGTGAGGCTGATGGACCATGAGCCTCACGTCATCGCTTCACTCCTCAAACAGTATCTCAG gGAACTGCCCGAACCGGTGCTAACGGTGGACATGATGCCGCACTTTGAGGATGTGGCAATGATCCCAAACCCCGGGGAGCGAGCGGAGGCCATGCGACAGCTCATCGACCGCCTGCCCACCGCCAACAGACTCCTGCTGCAGTATATGTTCAAACACATGGGACACATCATTGCCAgg GAGGCTGACACCAAGATGACTTACCAGAACGTGAGCATTGTGTTGTCTCCTACCATGCAGATTTCTCACCGGGTGCTCAATGTCCTCTTCCTCAACCACTCCTACCTCTTCGGGGGTGTCGTCATCAAGAA ATACATCCCCCCCATTGGTAGCGGAGTGACGGAGCGAACGGTGGACCAGCTGCGGACCGTGGCGGAGATCGAGGCGGAGATGATGAAGCAGGAGTCC CTTCTGGGCCACCTGCATGCTCAGGTGGCGGCGGGCAATGTGACCCGGCGCAAGGAGGAGAGTTTGTGGGAGGCACAGCGCATTGTGACACTGCTCAAGGTGGGGATGTGTCTGCTGGGACCCTGCCTGGCATTACTTCTCCTCATTACTGCTGATTATTAA